A part of Paenarthrobacter sp. A20 genomic DNA contains:
- the iolD gene encoding 3D-(3,5/4)-trihydroxycyclohexane-1,2-dione acylhydrolase (decyclizing), with protein MTSTAAADIGTVVDNKAVRRRTVAQAIVEYLQVQYSELDGERRRLVPGMYGIFGHGNSVGLAQGIDEYGVDFPHYQGKNEQSMVHAAIGFAKASNRAATLACTASAGPGSTNMVSGAATATTNRLPVLLFPADIINNRFGDPVLQQIEHPVERDVSANDCFRPVSRYFDRITHPAQLLSTLPEAMRVLTDPVETGAVVVCLPQDIQGAEFDFPESFFTPRVWHIRRRPAVEDEYRDAADIIANAERPLLISGGGVRYSKAQEELARFSAEFGIPVTETYSGKGSGPISELNLGALGVTGTVGANEIADGADVVITVGSRLQDFITASHSLFQNPNVKFVNLNVGSFDAHKMGSFPVIGDAKLSLAALRERLAAIDFGTSADYRSEIADARKATLEVRKHDLQAFPGENMSQAQVIDVLNRTATNQDALILGSGGVVEGIHKAWDTSNGAEIHFEYANSCMGHEIPAGLGYRIARGDAPGEVYVLIGDGTYFMQPTELVTAVQERKKIITIVIDNRGHQCIWPLQVSKGGPGREFGTQYRERSSESGRLDGAVLDFDIAANAASMGCAAWSTSTVEEFQNALKEAKEGDGPAVIVARVEPWRYLSGSGAFWDVGVPMTSQRPGSQEGTAKHLEGRARQRFYAATTAPDQR; from the coding sequence ATGACTAGCACAGCCGCTGCTGACATCGGCACCGTGGTCGACAACAAGGCCGTCCGCCGCCGCACTGTCGCACAAGCAATCGTTGAATACCTTCAGGTCCAATACAGCGAATTGGACGGTGAGCGTCGTCGCCTCGTTCCCGGCATGTACGGCATTTTTGGCCACGGAAATTCCGTTGGATTGGCGCAGGGAATCGACGAGTACGGTGTGGATTTCCCCCACTACCAGGGCAAGAATGAGCAGTCCATGGTCCATGCAGCCATTGGTTTCGCAAAGGCTTCCAACCGCGCAGCCACCCTTGCGTGCACGGCTTCCGCAGGGCCGGGGTCTACCAACATGGTTTCCGGGGCCGCGACGGCAACCACCAACCGCCTCCCCGTGCTTCTGTTCCCTGCCGACATCATCAACAACCGTTTTGGTGATCCGGTGCTGCAGCAGATCGAGCATCCGGTAGAGAGGGACGTCTCCGCCAACGACTGCTTCCGTCCGGTCAGCCGCTATTTCGACCGCATCACTCATCCGGCCCAACTGCTGTCCACCCTTCCGGAGGCCATGCGTGTCCTTACCGATCCCGTGGAAACCGGCGCCGTCGTGGTCTGTCTTCCACAAGATATTCAAGGCGCGGAGTTCGACTTCCCGGAGTCCTTCTTCACGCCGCGGGTGTGGCACATTCGTCGTCGTCCGGCTGTGGAGGACGAATACCGCGATGCTGCCGACATCATCGCGAACGCCGAGCGTCCCCTGCTGATTTCAGGAGGTGGTGTCCGGTACTCGAAGGCCCAGGAGGAACTGGCACGCTTCAGCGCCGAGTTCGGCATCCCGGTTACGGAAACCTATTCAGGCAAGGGCAGCGGCCCCATCAGTGAGCTGAATCTGGGTGCGCTGGGTGTGACCGGAACGGTGGGAGCCAACGAAATCGCCGATGGCGCTGATGTTGTCATTACTGTTGGTTCACGCCTCCAGGACTTCATCACCGCTTCACACTCGTTGTTCCAGAACCCCAACGTGAAGTTCGTCAACCTCAACGTTGGCTCGTTCGACGCGCACAAGATGGGTTCATTCCCGGTCATCGGCGATGCGAAACTTTCGCTTGCGGCGCTGCGGGAACGACTGGCAGCCATTGACTTCGGTACCTCCGCTGATTACCGCAGCGAGATCGCGGACGCTCGGAAGGCCACCCTTGAGGTGCGCAAGCACGATCTTCAGGCATTCCCCGGTGAAAACATGAGCCAGGCCCAGGTCATCGACGTTCTGAACCGCACCGCAACCAACCAGGACGCCCTGATCCTGGGCTCCGGTGGTGTGGTTGAGGGCATCCACAAGGCCTGGGATACGTCCAACGGCGCCGAAATCCACTTCGAGTACGCCAACTCGTGCATGGGCCATGAGATTCCGGCCGGCCTCGGCTACCGGATCGCACGTGGGGACGCGCCGGGAGAGGTCTACGTCTTGATCGGTGACGGCACCTACTTCATGCAGCCAACGGAGCTGGTCACGGCCGTACAGGAACGCAAAAAGATCATCACCATTGTGATCGACAACCGCGGACATCAGTGCATCTGGCCTCTACAGGTGTCCAAGGGTGGCCCCGGGCGCGAGTTCGGTACGCAGTACCGGGAACGCAGCAGTGAGTCCGGTCGCCTTGACGGGGCAGTTCTGGACTTCGACATTGCCGCCAATGCCGCCAGCATGGGATGTGCAGCTTGGTCCACCTCCACCGTTGAGGAGTTCCAGAATGCGCTCAAGGAGGCCAAGGAAGGGGACGGCCCCGCAGTGATCGTCGCTCGGGTGGAGCCTTGGCGCTACCTGTCCGGCAGCGGAGCCTTCTGGGACGTGGGAGTGCCTATGACCTCGCAGCGTCCGGGCAGCCAGGAGGGTACTGCAAAGCACTTGGAGGGCCGCGCCCGCCAGCGCTTCTACGCAGCCACCACTGCACCTGACCAGCGCTAA
- a CDS encoding aldehyde dehydrogenase family protein codes for MSAFTVIDPATGTKHAQYPAATDAEVEAGLTAAQATYQDWSRTTTVAERAALAKRLAELFVERKDKLAAIINREMGKPLAQAAGEAEFSGSIAAAFAEHAEEWLADEDLEVADGLRTFFRYQGLGVVLGIMPWNYPYYQVARFAIPNIILGNTVIVRHASQCPESALALEELFRDAGFPDGAYVNLFATHQQISDIIADDRIQGVSLTGSEQVGAIVAEQAGRALKKCVLELGGADVFIVLDTDDLDQAVRKAVMGRMGNTGQSCNGSKRIVVLDKHFDEFSEKFKAAIAGQSYDNGDFGPMSSDSATKFLKGQVQGAIDQGAEILVGNNEPQGNVFTPTVITNITPAMDVYSEELFGPVAQLYKVSSDEEAIKLANSSPYGLGSVVICDDHERAERVGNQLDVGMVFIGAYDLSGADVPFGGVKKSGYGRELGKVGMLEFANKKLFRFAK; via the coding sequence ATGAGCGCATTTACCGTTATTGATCCAGCCACGGGAACCAAGCACGCACAATACCCAGCGGCCACAGATGCAGAGGTAGAAGCCGGCCTGACCGCAGCCCAGGCTACCTACCAGGACTGGTCACGCACCACCACAGTGGCTGAGCGGGCTGCTTTGGCCAAGCGCCTGGCCGAACTCTTCGTGGAACGCAAGGACAAGCTGGCAGCCATCATCAACCGGGAGATGGGCAAGCCCCTCGCACAGGCGGCCGGAGAAGCAGAGTTCTCCGGTTCCATCGCCGCAGCCTTCGCCGAGCACGCAGAGGAATGGCTGGCCGACGAGGACCTTGAGGTAGCCGATGGTCTGCGGACGTTCTTCCGGTACCAAGGCCTGGGCGTAGTTCTGGGCATCATGCCGTGGAACTACCCGTACTATCAGGTGGCACGCTTCGCGATTCCCAACATCATCCTGGGCAACACCGTGATAGTCCGCCACGCGAGCCAATGCCCGGAATCTGCTCTGGCACTTGAAGAGCTGTTCCGCGACGCCGGCTTCCCGGACGGCGCCTACGTCAACCTCTTCGCCACACATCAGCAGATCTCAGACATCATCGCGGATGACCGCATCCAAGGCGTTTCTCTCACTGGCTCCGAGCAGGTAGGCGCAATCGTGGCTGAGCAGGCAGGCCGTGCCTTGAAAAAGTGCGTGCTGGAGCTCGGCGGTGCCGACGTATTCATTGTTCTCGACACGGACGACCTGGATCAAGCAGTGCGAAAAGCTGTCATGGGACGGATGGGCAACACCGGTCAGTCGTGCAATGGCTCGAAGCGAATCGTCGTGCTGGATAAGCACTTCGATGAGTTCTCCGAAAAGTTCAAGGCAGCCATTGCCGGCCAATCGTACGATAACGGCGACTTTGGCCCGATGTCTTCAGATTCAGCCACTAAGTTCCTGAAGGGGCAGGTACAGGGAGCCATCGATCAAGGTGCCGAAATCCTGGTGGGCAATAACGAACCGCAGGGCAACGTCTTCACCCCGACAGTCATTACCAACATCACTCCTGCCATGGACGTCTACAGTGAAGAGCTCTTCGGACCGGTTGCCCAGCTTTACAAGGTCAGCAGCGATGAGGAAGCCATCAAACTCGCGAATTCGTCGCCGTATGGCCTCGGTTCCGTGGTGATTTGTGATGACCACGAGCGTGCCGAGCGGGTAGGGAACCAGCTCGACGTCGGAATGGTGTTCATTGGCGCCTACGACCTCAGCGGAGCCGATGTACCGTTCGGTGGTGTCAAGAAGTCCGGTTATGGACGGGAACTGGGCAAGGTGGGCATGCTCGAGTTCGCCAACAAGAAGTTGTTCCGCTTCGCCAAGTAA